One region of Gloeocapsopsis sp. IPPAS B-1203 genomic DNA includes:
- a CDS encoding phosphatase PAP2 family protein encodes MRSQNVRSALVQLSSRVFRIRVIGILVSVLSLWIFARLARRVLAQQSHDFDTAIMLAIRGIHNPLLDQAMMGTTFLGDPTVLSILCIAVGVWLYKQRHRSQANTLAIALVGSLLLQYILKQLFTRERPDLWEQFINLRDYSFPSGHAVMSLVVYGMLGYIFATRFPHQQKLIASITVLLVFAIGFSRVYLGVHWPTDVIAGYAAGAVWLVACILSLRSRQRRRRHSYTKDSVSSSR; translated from the coding sequence ATGCGTTCCCAGAATGTGCGCTCGGCGCTTGTACAACTCTCTTCAAGAGTATTCCGCATTAGAGTCATTGGAATACTCGTTTCAGTCTTGTCACTATGGATATTTGCTCGACTTGCTAGACGAGTTTTAGCACAACAAAGCCACGACTTCGATACGGCTATCATGCTGGCAATTAGGGGGATACACAACCCCTTGCTCGATCAAGCAATGATGGGAACAACATTCCTCGGAGATCCAACGGTGTTGTCTATTCTTTGTATCGCTGTAGGAGTTTGGCTATATAAGCAGCGCCATCGTTCACAAGCAAATACATTAGCGATCGCCTTAGTCGGTTCGCTTTTACTTCAGTATATTCTTAAACAATTATTTACACGAGAAAGACCAGATTTGTGGGAGCAATTTATTAACCTCAGAGATTACAGCTTTCCTAGTGGACACGCTGTTATGTCACTTGTTGTATATGGAATGCTTGGATATATATTTGCAACTCGCTTTCCACATCAGCAAAAATTGATCGCCAGTATTACTGTTTTACTCGTGTTTGCGATCGGCTTTAGTCGTGTATATTTGGGTGTACATTGGCCTACTGATGTCATTGCCGGTTATGCTGCGGGAGCAGTTTGGTTGGTAGCTTGTATCCTCAGCTTGCGATCGCGTCAACGTCGCCGTCGTCATTCTTATACTAAAGATTCTGTTTCTTCTTCTCGATAA
- a CDS encoding peroxidase family protein, which produces MKRRSTAKDGLRNNIEYYILTHFKWLWDLVQKNGYLKRKINKYLINNAIYKIPTRPYPFSTMASYTSWDSLTDRKYSGRHLPPVNRDYKKLPSPETIAEMLFLRKGTEILSPKSTLLFSYFAQWFTDGFLRTDRNNNLKNTSNHEIDISPLYGLNKDITNILRLHQGGKLRYQTIDGEDYPPYYFENGQVKAEFKELPPPIFREEWTTPEQKNHLFAMGNERGNVQIGYVMMNTLFLREHNRICDVLAQTYRDWDDERLFQTARNIVIVLLLKIVVEEYINHITPYYFKFIVDPTTFTNEKWYRQNWMTVEFNLLYRWHSLVPNKVVLDGSEIPIEKTQWNNDLITSRGLGQLFDAASKQPAGDIGLHNTPYFILNTDINSIKLGRDAQLASYNDYREMCKFPRVTDFNQITEDEGTQKDLKALYGHVDNIEYYVGLFAEDTRENSALSPLIGRIVGIDAFSQALTNPLLAENVFNEKTFSPIGMKIIQDTHNLSDVLHRNIAPTDQRFLVSMTQVS; this is translated from the coding sequence ATGAAGAGAAGGAGTACTGCAAAAGACGGTTTGAGAAATAACATAGAATACTATATCTTAACGCACTTCAAGTGGTTGTGGGATTTAGTTCAAAAAAATGGCTATCTCAAGCGTAAAATTAATAAATATCTGATCAACAATGCTATTTATAAAATTCCGACTCGTCCCTATCCTTTCAGCACAATGGCATCTTATACATCATGGGATTCATTAACTGATAGAAAATACAGTGGGCGACATTTACCGCCAGTTAATAGAGACTACAAGAAATTACCATCACCCGAAACCATCGCTGAAATGCTATTTTTGCGTAAGGGAACAGAGATCTTATCGCCCAAATCTACACTGTTGTTTTCCTACTTTGCTCAGTGGTTTACTGATGGTTTTTTACGAACTGATAGAAATAATAACTTAAAAAATACTTCTAACCACGAAATCGATATCAGCCCACTATATGGCTTGAATAAAGATATTACTAACATCTTAAGATTACATCAAGGTGGTAAGCTACGTTACCAGACAATAGATGGAGAAGACTACCCTCCATACTACTTTGAAAACGGACAAGTCAAAGCAGAGTTTAAAGAATTACCTCCACCAATTTTTCGTGAAGAATGGACGACTCCAGAACAAAAAAATCACCTATTTGCAATGGGTAATGAACGCGGAAATGTCCAGATTGGTTATGTAATGATGAATACCCTGTTTTTGAGGGAGCATAACCGAATTTGTGATGTTTTAGCACAAACTTATAGAGATTGGGATGACGAACGGCTCTTTCAAACGGCTAGAAATATTGTTATAGTACTACTCCTTAAAATCGTCGTTGAAGAGTACATCAATCACATTACTCCGTACTACTTCAAGTTTATTGTCGATCCAACTACATTCACAAATGAGAAGTGGTATCGCCAAAATTGGATGACAGTAGAATTTAATTTATTGTATCGCTGGCACAGTCTTGTACCGAATAAAGTTGTACTTGATGGGTCAGAAATTCCTATAGAAAAAACACAGTGGAATAACGACTTAATTACAAGTAGAGGTTTAGGACAATTATTCGATGCAGCTTCTAAACAACCTGCAGGTGACATCGGATTGCACAATACTCCCTATTTTATTCTCAACACTGACATCAACAGTATTAAATTAGGGCGCGATGCTCAATTAGCAAGCTACAACGACTACAGGGAGATGTGTAAGTTTCCTAGAGTGACAGATTTTAATCAAATTACTGAAGATGAAGGAACACAAAAGGATCTCAAAGCTTTATACGGTCATGTAGATAACATTGAATATTACGTAGGACTTTTTGCGGAAGACACCCGTGAAAATTCTGCTTTGTCTCCTTTAATTGGCAGAATTGTTGGAATTGATGCCTTTTCTCAAGCACTGACTAATCCCTTGCTTGCTGAAAATGTGTTTAACGAAAAAACTTTTTCTCCGATTGGGATGAAAATTATTCAGGACACTCACAACCTTTCAGATGTGCTTCATCGCAACATTGCACCAACTGATCAGCGCTTTCTTGTCTCTATGACGCAAGTTAGTTGA
- the uvsE gene encoding UV DNA damage repair endonuclease UvsE: protein MTAVELNNLSHTTLEARSPQPNLGLVCVTFSKEVRFRTITRTRYLKLSESERENTLKDIYTDNVTRLHKALSFCQQHDIKLYRASSSLFPLNDWEDEIGAQVLEQMRDELGKIGQRALDLGIRIVLHPDQYVVLSSDSPTVVQSSIQILQRHSKDLDLLGLPRSHWSLMNIHGGKAQRPEQLIQVVNDLPEDIKNRLTFENDEYAYSAKEILAVCQSTGVPMVFDAHHHICHEKLSSYEDHSVAEMFYAARDTWENPDWQLVHISNGETAFNDRKHSELISLMPSVYREAPWIEIEAKAKEDAIALLQKEWLTRGEE from the coding sequence ATGACAGCAGTTGAGCTAAATAATTTGTCTCATACGACTTTAGAAGCGCGATCGCCTCAACCAAATCTTGGTTTAGTCTGTGTCACCTTTTCCAAAGAGGTGCGTTTCCGCACAATAACGCGCACTCGTTATCTCAAACTCAGTGAAAGCGAACGGGAGAATACTCTAAAAGATATTTATACAGATAATGTCACCCGTCTCCATAAAGCACTTTCATTTTGTCAGCAACACGATATCAAGCTTTATCGCGCTTCCTCAAGTTTGTTTCCCCTAAACGATTGGGAAGATGAAATTGGGGCACAGGTGTTAGAACAAATGCGGGATGAGTTGGGTAAAATCGGACAACGTGCCTTAGACTTAGGCATTCGGATTGTGCTGCACCCCGATCAATACGTTGTATTGAGTTCTGATTCTCCCACTGTTGTGCAATCGAGTATTCAAATTTTGCAAAGGCATTCAAAAGATTTAGACTTATTAGGATTGCCGCGATCGCATTGGTCATTGATGAATATTCACGGTGGTAAAGCGCAACGCCCAGAACAACTAATTCAAGTTGTCAATGATTTACCAGAGGACATCAAAAATCGTTTAACATTCGAGAACGATGAATATGCGTACAGCGCTAAGGAAATTTTAGCAGTATGTCAAAGCACTGGCGTTCCAATGGTGTTTGATGCTCATCATCACATCTGTCATGAAAAATTAAGTAGCTACGAAGATCATTCGGTAGCTGAGATGTTTTATGCAGCACGCGATACTTGGGAAAATCCAGATTGGCAATTAGTCCATATATCTAACGGTGAAACCGCCTTTAACGATCGCAAGCACAGTGAATTAATCTCTCTGATGCCAAGTGTCTATCGCGAAGCCCCCTGGATCGAAATTGAAGCTAAAGCTAAGGAAGATGCGATCGCTTTGTTGCAAAAAGAGTGGCTAACAAGGGGCGAGGAGTGA